A window of the Fibrobacter sp. UWH6 genome harbors these coding sequences:
- a CDS encoding transporter, translated as MLKKIALTGIFAASATFASWDLFPVLPKNQGEAHTGLAYNETNYASCLTMFAGARFSVIQNLELGVMVPFRFYTELHGTEMDDVNGLGNIEASIRYQFIPKMNAFFDVAIPVGDDSYNVEDEWTLKGGFQFSSILTPTVNFGSELGVQYETEGEKNYSELAANISAELDFTVVPHYTPYIRSTVSFIIGIYDDSGFDSFLGKNTPVGTWITVGSKFDITEWLNLDASYGVGIGDHLYGPNRPKTYGLGLNFRF; from the coding sequence ATGCTCAAAAAAATCGCACTCACCGGAATTTTCGCAGCCTCGGCAACCTTCGCCTCCTGGGATCTGTTCCCGGTGCTCCCCAAAAATCAAGGCGAAGCTCATACAGGTCTCGCTTACAACGAAACAAATTACGCCAGCTGCCTCACCATGTTCGCTGGCGCACGATTTTCCGTCATTCAAAACTTGGAATTAGGGGTAATGGTTCCGTTCCGCTTCTACACAGAACTGCATGGAACCGAAATGGACGATGTCAATGGTTTAGGAAACATCGAAGCTTCGATTCGATACCAGTTCATCCCTAAAATGAACGCTTTCTTCGACGTAGCTATCCCCGTTGGCGATGATTCTTACAACGTTGAAGACGAATGGACGCTGAAAGGAGGCTTTCAATTCTCCTCAATCTTAACCCCCACGGTCAACTTCGGGTCGGAACTTGGCGTCCAGTATGAAACAGAAGGTGAGAAGAACTATTCGGAATTAGCCGCTAACATTTCAGCAGAACTGGATTTTACCGTTGTACCCCACTACACGCCCTATATCCGTTCTACAGTTTCCTTTATCATCGGAATCTATGACGATAGCGGTTTTGATTCCTTTCTTGGCAAAAACACCCCAGTCGGAACCTGGATTACCGTGGGTTCCAAGTTTGACATCACCGAATGGCTGAACCTAGACGCCTCCTACGGAGTTGGCATCGGCGACCACCTTTATGGTCCCAACCGTCCTAAAACTTATGGCCTAGGCTTAAACTTCCGTTTCTAA